In Sporosarcina sp. PTS2304, a genomic segment contains:
- the dnaA gene encoding chromosomal replication initiator protein DnaA has translation MENLSSLWDQVLKNIEARVSKPSFETWLKSTKLLTYESENATISVPNSFAKDWLETHYVHLITGILSELTGEDRIIEFVVPQDMAEQDIKLPKTQPKAVEKVPMTNSAGMLNPKYTFDTFVIGSGNRFAHAASLAVAEAPAKAYNPLFIYGGVGLGKTHLMHAIGHYVLEQNPSLKVVYLSSEKFTNEFINSIRDNKAGDFRDQYRNVDVLLIDDIQFLAGKEQTQEEFFHTFNTLHEESKQIIISSDRPPKEIPTLEDRLRSRFEWGLITDIAPPDLETRIAILRKKAKADGLIDISNDVMLYIANQIDSNIRELEGALIRVVAYSSLVNADVTTDLAAEALKDIIPNSRPRIISILDIQKSVGEHYNIRLEDFVAKKRTRAIAFPRQIAMYLSRELTDSSLPKIGSEFGGRDHSTVIHAHEKISKQLDTDKSLQQDIQEIKKTLGRA, from the coding sequence TTGGAAAACTTATCGAGTTTATGGGATCAAGTATTAAAGAATATTGAAGCACGTGTTTCAAAACCTAGTTTTGAAACGTGGCTAAAATCTACGAAGTTGCTGACATATGAGTCCGAAAATGCAACAATTTCAGTTCCCAATTCATTCGCTAAAGATTGGTTGGAAACACATTACGTCCATTTAATTACGGGTATTTTATCGGAGTTAACTGGCGAAGATCGGATTATTGAGTTCGTTGTCCCGCAAGATATGGCGGAACAGGATATCAAATTGCCAAAAACGCAGCCAAAAGCTGTAGAGAAAGTTCCTATGACTAATTCGGCGGGTATGCTGAATCCAAAGTATACGTTTGACACATTCGTTATTGGATCCGGCAATCGCTTTGCACATGCAGCGTCACTTGCAGTAGCTGAAGCGCCAGCCAAAGCGTATAATCCGCTCTTCATCTATGGAGGTGTCGGACTGGGCAAGACGCACTTAATGCATGCAATCGGCCATTATGTACTGGAGCAAAACCCATCATTGAAGGTTGTTTATTTGTCGTCTGAAAAATTTACAAATGAATTCATAAACTCAATCCGTGATAATAAAGCCGGCGATTTTAGAGATCAGTACCGTAACGTAGATGTACTGTTAATTGATGATATTCAGTTCCTAGCGGGAAAAGAACAAACACAAGAGGAATTCTTCCATACATTTAACACGTTACATGAAGAATCCAAGCAAATCATTATTTCAAGTGACCGTCCACCGAAGGAAATCCCTACACTAGAAGATCGATTACGCTCGCGCTTTGAGTGGGGTTTGATCACGGATATTGCACCGCCAGATTTGGAAACACGAATTGCTATTTTACGTAAAAAGGCTAAAGCAGACGGGTTAATTGATATTTCTAATGATGTTATGCTGTACATTGCGAACCAAATTGACTCAAATATTAGAGAGCTTGAAGGAGCATTGATCCGTGTAGTAGCTTATTCATCACTCGTCAATGCAGATGTAACAACAGATTTAGCAGCGGAAGCTTTGAAAGATATTATTCCAAATTCACGACCGCGAATTATCTCTATACTGGATATTCAAAAGTCAGTTGGAGAACATTATAATATTCGATTGGAAGATTTCGTCGCAAAGAAACGAACACGCGCTATTGCATTTCCTCGTCAAATTGCGATGTATTTATCAAGAGAATTGACAGATTCCTCATTGCCCAAAATTGGTTCTGAGTTTGGTGGGCGAGATCACTCAACTGTTATTCATGCGCACGAGAAGATTTCGAAACAACTAGATACCGATAAATCATTGCAACAAGATATACAGGAAATTAAAAAAACCTTAGGGCGAGCCTAA
- the dnaN gene encoding DNA polymerase III subunit beta yields the protein MQFEIMRDRLLDGLNDVVKAISSKVTTPILTGIKLEATEKGLTMTGSDSDITISTFIPLEEDGTQIIKMIQSGTLVLQAKVFNEIIRKLPTNEVMIELRDGMKTHIRSGQSEFHIIAQSADEYPILPDVQNAERFELPADLMKSIIRETVFAVSQQETRPVLTGVQWMMKEDELLCIATDSHRLARRIITPEVQASAPFNAVIPGKSLQELSKILPDHSTAVEIFIANQQVLFKLHNVLFYSRLLEGNYPDTSRLIPSEYKTSITINGRNLLQAIDRASLLAREDRNNIVHFSTDGSPHVQISSNSPDVGNVEELVEAVHIEGEPLKISFSAKYMMDALKAIDGQDLKIHFTGSMRPFILKSIDSEAILQLILPVRTF from the coding sequence ATGCAGTTTGAAATAATGAGAGATAGGTTGTTGGATGGATTAAATGATGTGGTAAAAGCAATCAGTTCAAAAGTGACAACACCCATTTTGACAGGGATCAAGTTAGAAGCGACTGAAAAAGGATTGACGATGACTGGAAGTGATTCAGACATTACAATCTCTACATTCATTCCTTTGGAGGAAGACGGTACGCAAATAATTAAAATGATTCAATCAGGTACATTAGTTTTGCAGGCAAAGGTATTTAACGAGATTATTCGTAAATTGCCAACAAACGAAGTGATGATTGAATTACGTGATGGCATGAAAACACATATTCGTTCAGGTCAATCTGAATTCCATATTATTGCCCAAAGTGCAGATGAATATCCTATTTTGCCAGATGTACAAAATGCAGAACGCTTTGAACTACCGGCAGACTTGATGAAATCTATTATAAGAGAAACTGTTTTTGCTGTGTCACAACAAGAAACACGTCCTGTCTTAACAGGAGTTCAATGGATGATGAAAGAAGATGAGCTACTTTGTATAGCTACGGATAGTCATCGTCTGGCACGCCGTATTATTACGCCGGAAGTTCAAGCAAGTGCGCCATTTAATGCTGTAATTCCAGGTAAAAGTCTTCAAGAACTTAGTAAAATTCTGCCAGATCACTCCACTGCAGTAGAAATATTTATTGCCAATCAACAAGTATTATTTAAATTGCATAACGTGCTATTTTATTCGCGTTTACTCGAAGGCAATTATCCGGATACTTCACGCTTAATTCCAAGTGAGTATAAAACGTCAATTACGATTAACGGTCGTAACTTATTGCAGGCAATTGACCGTGCATCACTGCTCGCACGGGAAGATCGTAATAATATTGTGCATTTTTCGACAGACGGCAGTCCACATGTGCAAATCTCTTCGAACTCACCAGATGTGGGTAATGTAGAAGAATTGGTAGAAGCCGTTCATATCGAAGGGGAACCTTTAAAAATTTCCTTCAGTGCAAAATATATGATGGACGCACTAAAAGCTATTGATGGTCAAGATTTGAAAATACACTTCACGGGTAGTATGCGCCCATTCATTTTGAAATCAATTGACAGTGAAGCAATTTTGCAATTAATTTTGCCAGTTCGTACGTTTTAA
- the yaaA gene encoding S4 domain-containing protein YaaA — translation METIQFNTEYITLGQLLKMADIISSGGMAKWYLGENIVYVNGEPEQRRGKKLYDGDVVNIPGAGKFKLSADESGQSDVY, via the coding sequence ATGGAAACTATACAGTTTAATACAGAATATATTACGTTAGGTCAATTGTTGAAGATGGCCGATATTATTAGCTCAGGCGGTATGGCTAAATGGTATCTTGGTGAAAATATTGTCTATGTAAATGGAGAACCAGAACAACGCCGAGGTAAAAAACTATATGACGGTGATGTGGTAAATATCCCGGGCGCAGGAAAATTTAAACTGTCGGCGGATGAATCTGGGCAGTCGGATGTATATTGA
- the recF gene encoding DNA replication/repair protein RecF, with protein sequence MYIDRLKLTDYRNYDSLDLNFSPTMNVFIGENAQGKTNVMEAIYVLSMAKSHRTSNDRELIRWEQECGKIEGHVERKFGHLPLELTISKKGKKAKVNHLEQTRLSNYVGQMNVVMFAPEDLHIVKGSPQLRRRFLDMEIGQISRVYLHDLVTFQKVLKQRNALLKANRGKLDLTDVMFDIYTEQYIQVAVQIIRKRFYFMELLQKWANPIHQGISRGLETLEVSYGTLKDLHSGQTVEEMETIFADQLKNVRRRELERGLTLVGPHRDDLQFFVNGYDIQTFGSQGQQRTTALSLKLAEIELVKQEVGETPILLLDDVLSELDDYRQSHLLSSMQGQVQTFVTTTNITGIDHDTIQQAAIFEVHAGSVTRER encoded by the coding sequence ATGTATATTGATCGGCTTAAGTTAACAGATTATCGAAATTATGACTCGTTAGATTTGAATTTCTCCCCGACAATGAATGTATTCATTGGGGAAAATGCTCAAGGAAAGACCAATGTCATGGAGGCGATCTATGTATTGTCCATGGCAAAATCTCATCGAACGTCAAATGATCGTGAACTTATACGTTGGGAACAAGAGTGTGGTAAAATAGAAGGGCATGTAGAACGTAAATTTGGTCATCTGCCTTTAGAGTTAACTATTTCTAAAAAGGGCAAGAAGGCTAAGGTCAATCATTTGGAGCAAACACGTCTGAGTAATTACGTGGGTCAAATGAATGTTGTCATGTTCGCGCCTGAGGACTTGCATATCGTTAAAGGCAGCCCACAGTTACGAAGACGTTTTTTAGATATGGAAATAGGACAAATCTCAAGAGTCTATTTACACGATTTAGTGACTTTTCAAAAAGTGTTGAAGCAGCGTAACGCTTTATTAAAAGCTAATCGGGGCAAATTAGATTTAACTGACGTCATGTTTGATATTTATACAGAACAGTATATTCAAGTAGCGGTACAAATTATTCGCAAACGTTTTTATTTCATGGAATTGCTTCAAAAATGGGCGAATCCAATTCACCAAGGAATATCACGCGGCTTAGAAACACTCGAAGTTTCATATGGGACTTTAAAAGATCTACATTCTGGGCAGACTGTTGAAGAAATGGAAACAATTTTTGCGGATCAATTGAAAAATGTCCGAAGACGTGAATTAGAACGTGGACTGACATTGGTAGGACCGCATCGTGATGATTTGCAGTTTTTTGTCAATGGATACGATATTCAAACATTTGGGTCACAAGGTCAACAACGGACGACGGCATTGTCTTTAAAGCTTGCAGAAATAGAATTAGTAAAGCAAGAGGTAGGAGAAACCCCTATTTTGTTGCTGGACGATGTGTTGTCAGAATTAGATGATTATCGTCAATCACACTTACTAAGTTCGATGCAAGGACAAGTTCAAACATTTGTCACTACGACCAATATTACAGGAATCGATCATGATACGATTCAACAAGCAGCTATTTTTGAAGTACATGCGGGCTCTGTAACACGCGAAAGATAG
- the gyrB gene encoding DNA topoisomerase (ATP-hydrolyzing) subunit B: MEEKDMQTAYDANQIQVLEGLEAVRKRPGMYIGTTSAKGLHHLVWEIVDNSIDEALAGYCDHIEVTIEKDNWIRVADNGRGIPVGIQESTGRPAVEVIMTVLHAGGKFGGGGYKVSGGLHGVGSSVVNALSEKTEVYVKRDNKLFAIEFSRGPVSKELEVIGESDETGTTIRFKADAEIFTETTVYEYSTLATRLRELAYLNRGLRITITDERGEEPKTELFHYEGGIKSYVQHLNENKEPIFEDPIFIEGERDGISVEIAMQYNSGYAENLLSFANNIHTYEGGTHESGFKTALTRVINDYARKNGLLKDSDGNLSGDDVREGLTAIVSIKHPDPQFEGQTKTKLGNSEVSTITNSLFSEALQRFLIENPVVARKVVDKSTMAARARMAAKNARELTRRKSALEVSSLPGKLSDCSSRDPSISELYIVEGDSAGGSAKNGRDRHFQAILPLRGKILNVEKARLDRILGNAEIRMIITALGTGIGSEFNLEKARYHKLVIMTDADVDGAHIRTLLLTFFFRFMRPLIEAGYVYIAQPPLYRVRAGKREEYCYDEEALQEILRSMPASPKPDITRYKGLGEMNPEQLWETTMDPDQRTFLQVRLEDAMEADATFEELMGDEVEPRRKFIEDNAVFVQNIDT; this comes from the coding sequence ATGGAAGAAAAAGATATGCAGACAGCTTATGATGCGAATCAGATACAAGTATTAGAAGGTCTAGAAGCAGTCCGCAAACGTCCAGGTATGTATATTGGGACGACAAGTGCGAAAGGGCTTCATCACCTCGTATGGGAAATTGTAGACAATAGTATCGACGAAGCACTCGCTGGCTATTGTGATCATATAGAAGTAACAATTGAGAAAGACAACTGGATTCGAGTGGCTGATAATGGTCGTGGGATTCCAGTTGGCATCCAGGAATCTACAGGCAGACCAGCAGTGGAAGTTATTATGACTGTTTTACACGCTGGTGGTAAGTTTGGCGGCGGTGGCTATAAAGTGTCCGGTGGTCTGCACGGGGTAGGTTCATCAGTAGTAAATGCACTATCTGAGAAAACGGAAGTGTATGTAAAACGGGACAATAAATTATTTGCTATTGAATTTTCTAGAGGACCTGTTTCTAAAGAATTAGAAGTAATCGGGGAGTCAGACGAAACCGGAACGACTATTCGTTTCAAGGCAGATGCAGAGATATTTACCGAAACTACTGTCTACGAGTATAGTACGCTCGCTACACGTTTACGTGAACTTGCTTACTTAAATCGCGGGTTGCGTATTACGATCACCGACGAACGTGGTGAAGAACCCAAAACGGAACTTTTCCATTACGAAGGCGGTATTAAATCATACGTACAACATCTGAATGAAAATAAAGAGCCTATTTTTGAAGACCCGATTTTTATTGAGGGAGAACGTGATGGAATTTCTGTTGAAATCGCTATGCAATACAATAGCGGTTACGCAGAAAATCTTTTGTCATTCGCCAATAATATTCATACGTATGAAGGAGGGACACACGAATCAGGATTTAAGACAGCACTGACACGTGTGATCAACGACTACGCGCGCAAAAATGGATTATTAAAAGACTCAGACGGAAACTTGTCAGGAGACGACGTGCGTGAGGGACTTACAGCCATCGTCTCGATCAAGCACCCCGACCCACAATTTGAAGGTCAGACAAAAACGAAGCTTGGAAACTCTGAAGTGAGTACCATTACAAACTCGCTATTTTCTGAAGCACTTCAACGGTTTTTAATTGAAAACCCTGTAGTAGCAAGGAAAGTAGTCGACAAAAGTACGATGGCAGCTCGTGCACGAATGGCTGCAAAAAATGCTCGTGAATTAACACGTCGAAAGTCAGCGTTGGAAGTGTCCAGTTTGCCGGGTAAGCTATCGGATTGTTCTTCTAGGGATCCATCCATCAGTGAGTTGTATATTGTTGAGGGTGATTCGGCGGGAGGATCGGCTAAAAATGGTCGGGATCGCCACTTCCAGGCAATTTTACCTTTGCGCGGGAAAATCCTGAACGTAGAAAAGGCTCGCTTAGACCGTATTCTAGGAAATGCGGAAATCCGTATGATTATAACAGCACTTGGTACAGGCATTGGTTCTGAATTTAATTTGGAAAAAGCGCGTTACCATAAACTTGTCATTATGACGGATGCCGATGTAGACGGTGCGCACATTCGAACACTATTATTAACATTCTTCTTCCGTTTCATGCGTCCATTGATTGAGGCAGGCTATGTATATATCGCACAGCCACCACTTTATCGTGTACGTGCTGGAAAAAGAGAAGAGTATTGTTACGATGAAGAAGCATTGCAAGAAATATTAAGAAGTATGCCTGCTTCGCCAAAGCCAGATATTACACGCTATAAAGGTCTAGGTGAGATGAATCCAGAGCAATTATGGGAAACGACAATGGATCCGGATCAACGTACATTTTTACAAGTTCGTCTTGAAGATGCGATGGAAGCAGACGCTACTTTTGAAGAATTAATGGGCGATGAAGTCGAACCGCGCAGAAAATTCATTGAAGACAACGCTGTATTTGTACAAAATATCGATACTTGA